In Phaseolus vulgaris cultivar G19833 chromosome 10, P. vulgaris v2.0, whole genome shotgun sequence, a single genomic region encodes these proteins:
- the LOC137813315 gene encoding uncharacterized protein codes for MEVWGSVVDCDIVEAFEDRVNALQVVCSPWPIFVDYVMDTWLRPHKEKFVKAWIDKVMHLGNTTSNRVEAAHWSLKRVLQNLMGDLCFCWDSINKMIILQHNAIKASFQKSLHVVGHRFKVTAYKKLLGFMSKYALNLISEELDRVKSVGFDKSSFEDIATEQSSSELSINKEFEVIAKRFKELDVAGKVNIKSKLQEIAFPEKTSIYAPDHKVKTKGAVKMSRPTKFMRSTKRILSYFEHVDFLHSQHDSCASKKSNEESLPEIVTRKCIPFLDQFPIGYHPCIVDVKADGHCGYRAVAAHLGMGEESWAVVRMNLLKEPSEWRQEYVQLFGGDHRYEYLKNSLLVEHMAMAGTDKWMTIPDMRYVIANRYNVILVSLSMLQSLSIFPLRTQAPSNFRNHRIIAIGHVYGNHFVQVKLKDGCPIPPTNILWASHRYPAAQTWSTYYTSRIQVYTQLMSIRRYL; via the exons ATGGAAGTGTGGGGATCTGTTGTGGATTGTGATATTGTTGAGGCCTTTGAAGATCGTGTGAATGCTCTTCAAGTTGTCTGTTCTCCATGGCCTATATTTGTTGATTATGTGATGGATACATGGTTACGTCcacataaagaaaaatttgtcaaGGCATGGATAGATAAGGTGATGCACTTAGGAAATACAACAAGTAACAGAGTTGAGGCAGCACACTGGAGCCTAAAGAGAGTTCTTCAGAATTTGATGGGGGATTTATGTTTCTGCTGGGATTCCATCAATAAGATGATTATTTTACAACATAATGCAATCAAAGCTTCATTCCAAAAGAGTTTGCATGTGGTTGGACATCGGTTTAAGGTTACAGCTTACAAAAAATTGTTAGGTTTTATGTCTAAATATGCTTTGAACCTTATTTCGGAAGAGCTTGATAGGGTTAAATCAGTGGGGTTTGATAAAAGTAG ctttgaagACATTGCAACTGAACAATCTTCATCTGAGTTGTCAATTAATAAAGAGTTTGAGGTCATCGCAAAGCGGTTTAAAGAGTTGGATGTTGCAGGTAAGGTTAACATCAAAAGTAAATTGCAGGAGATTGCCTTTCCAGAGAAGACATCTATTTACGCACCAGATCATAAGGTGAAAACAAAAGGTGCTGTAAAGATGTCTCGTCCTACCAAATTCATGAGATCAACTAAGCGAATCCTTTCTTATTTTGAACATGTGGATTTCTTACACTCACAACATGATAGTTGTGCAAGCAAAAAATCTAATGAAGAAAGCTTACCAGAAATTGTAACAAGAAAATGTATTCCTTTCCTTGATCAGTTCCCTATAGGGTATCATCCATGTATTGTTGACGTTAAGGCTGATGGCCATTGTGGCTACCGTGCTGTTGCTGCCCACTTGGGAATGGGAGAGGAGTCATGGGCTGTTGTTCGAatgaatttgttaaaagaacCAAGTGAATGGAGACAAGAATATGTTCAACTCTTTGGTGGTGATCATAGATATGAATACTTGAAGAACTCACTTCTAGTGGAGCACATGGCTATG GCAGGAACAGATAAGTGGATGACAATTCCAGACATGCGATATGTTATTGCAAATCGGTATAATGTCATTCTTGTTTCTTTGTCCATGTTACAATCACTGAGTATTTTTCCTTTAAGAACCCAAGCACCAAGTAACTTCCGTAATCACCGAATCATTGCAATTGGGCATGTCTACGGAAATCATTTTGTGCAG GTCAAGCTCAAAGATGGTTGTCCAATTCCACCTACGAATATATTGTGGGCATCACATCGTTATCCGGCGGCCCAAACTTGGTCAACATACTACACTAGCCGGATACAAGTTTATACCCAACTAATGTCCATTAGACGATATTTGTAA
- the LOC137813321 gene encoding protein MAIN-LIKE 1-like, producing MDNGLRIFLSIRYILLMRIFLSGMLILWCGLEVEEVLNEEFEDYIEQEEVEVDDEGYPGGSLDKSLLVNYEHHVAKQLWDGLDRGELKVVSHGRKINKLGAPHERIEAVVELSGLGGLLHASYESLDRGLMCAFVERWHAETNSFHLPVGEMTITLDDVSNLLHLPIVGQFYTQETLDSDSATDLLVESLRVDRALASEETRHYRGAHMRLSWLRDVYQDACSRRKWNVAARAYLLHLVGCTIFADKSATLVSVFYLGFFVDLRLTGGYSWAAAALTHMYEQLGDCSYANTKQLAGYATLLQGWIYEHFPSIGMRRMQALYSEDQPRCRLYDAGKGTSIVVVRSQLDTLTPASIRFCPYNEHREERPFEWISLFCGYFRLGNWTQLHMPERVLRQYGYT from the exons ATGGATAATGGCttacggatatttttatccataagaTACATTTTACTCATGCGGATATTTTTATCTGGAATGTTGATATT ATGGTGCGGACTAGAGGTGGAGGAAGTTCTAAATGAAGAGTTTGAAGATTATATTGAACAAGAAGAAGTTGAAGTTGATGATGAAGGCTATCCAGGAGGGTCATTGGATAAGTCCTTACTTGTTAATTATGAACATCATGTAGCCAAACAGTTGTGGGATGGCTTG GATCGTGGTGAGCTGAAGGTCGTTTCACATGGGAGGAAGATAAATAAGTTAGGAGCACCTCATGAGCGCATAGAAGCTGTTGTAGAATTGTCTGGCTTAGGTGGTCTGCTTCATGCTAGTTATGAGAGTCTAGACCGAGGACTGATGTGTGCTTTTGTAGAGAGGTGGCATGCAGAGACAAACAGTTTTCATTTACCGGTTGGGGAGATGACCATCACTCTTGATGATGTGTCAAATTTGTTACATTTACCCATTGTCGGTCAGTTTTACACGCAGGAAACCTTAGATTCTGATTCGGCGACTGATTTATTGGTAGAATCCCTCCGTGTTGACCGTGCACTTGCATCGGAAGAAACAAGACACTACCGGGGAGCTCATATGCGCCTGAGCTGGTTAAGAGATGTGTATCAAGATGCATGCTCAAGGAGGAAGTGGAATGTGGCTGCCAGAGCATACTTACTTCACCTTGTCGGTTGCACTATTTTTGCGGACAAGAGTGCTACATTAGTAAGTGTGTTTTATCTTGGATTTTTTGTTGATTTGAGGCTTACCGGGGGATATTCTTGGGCAGCAGCTGCCCTAACTCACATGTATGAGCAGCTAGGAGATTGTAGTTATGCAAACACAAAGCAACTAGCTGGTTATGCAACATTGTTGCAGGGGTGGATTTATGAGCATTTCCCGTCTATAGGGATGAGACGTATGCAAGCATTGTATTCTGAAGATCAACCTCGGTGCAGGCTGTATGATGCTGGAAAAGGTACTTCAATTGTTGTTGTTCGATCACAGTTGGATACATTGACACCAGCTTCCATTCGGTTTTGTCCATACAACGAGCACAGGGAAGAACGTCCATTCGAGTGGATTTCCTTATTCTGTGGTTATTTTAGGCTAGGAAATTGGACACAGTTGCACATGCCAGAACGTGTTCTGCGTCAGTATGGCTATACATAG
- the LOC137819467 gene encoding uncharacterized protein, whose amino-acid sequence MMNNPSCCVLHFFCCFSCCLLLPALVLSHHIYGNPASDIVDIINKNRTDQKLPHLNDSPGLGCMALQYVELCKGNCTGNNAVNCKPPEDDFTEVFAPNCGVELPTFGTITGHIVGCRREYLEPSLAFSEVLIKDKNSVSLLKNKSHTEVGVGLVGLHKGPFFWCVLFSNGQKNSTFVLENRGAGIQQKKGCYSGSSTPCSGGQRSSVALFNIFFMCCVSILLFTLL is encoded by the exons ATGATGAACAACCCCAGTTGTTGTGTGTTGCATttcttttgttgtttttcttgcTGTCTTCTTTTGCCAGCTCTTGTTCTCTCGCACCACATCTATG gAAACCCTGCTAGTGACATAGTTGACATAATAAACAAGAATCGAACAGATCAAAAGCTTCCTCACTTGAATGACAGCCCTGGTTTAGGGTGCATGGCCTTACAATATGTTGAATTATGCAAAGGGAACTGCACTGGTAACAATGCTGTAAACTGCAAACCTCCTGAAGATGATTTCACAGAAGTGTTTGCTCCCAACTGTGGCGTAGAACTACCTACTTTTGGCACCATAACTGGACACATTGTTGGTTGTCGAAGAGAGTATCTTGAGCCATCATTAGCATTCTCTGAAGTTCTCATTAAAGATAAGAACTCTGTGTCTCTTTTGAAGAACAAATCACACACTGAGGTGGGAGTTGGCCTTGTTGGACTCCATAAAGGGCCTTTCTTTTGGTGTGTTTTGTTTAGCAATGGACAGAAAAACTCCACGTTTGTGCTTGAAAATCGTGGTGCAGGAATCCAGCAAAAAAAGGGGTGTTATAGTGGGAGCAGTACTCCATGCAGTGGAGGACAGAGAAGTAGTGTTGCACTTTTTAACATCTTTTTCATGTGTTGTGTGTCCATTTTGCTGTTTACACTTTTGTGA